Proteins found in one Leptospira bouyouniensis genomic segment:
- a CDS encoding methyl-accepting chemotaxis protein, producing MNIKQKLALGSSVITLLSLGVILTLISYVIYKNAKEDALEKISILADKISLDVGNYLSAPLNEAYLLKQILQEPNLLDRDRVFKTLTIMSNSNESILGTYVVFEPNTFDGKDINFRNAKYHDQTGRLIPYAVKSKGKIIIEPVVGYELPESDFYQLPKKNKKVELIPPFDYKVDGTDVTMISLVYPVIQNQKFIGIAGADLSLTTIRSYLQNLKVLEGSVKITLVASNGYVLFNGLHPESKNTHWEDKEDPNINLAMSTNQKQNYVNSDYFHVSLPISLVENTAPWTLRISYPQEKITNEIQFIFWFALALGFTGILFSTLANIIIFRKLVDSRLQNLISFTKEAASGNLSKEINDNKKDEIGNLVEAIIAMVTNIRHILSVAQSSGNDLKDSSMLMENTIIELSDLAQSQAASSEQASATVEELNASSETINANVEQAVSNSKSIHSSLLEIQKLVQNITNEVENFGQIAKGANLKAEEGRTMASLTSQAIEEIQEKSLSITEFSDVISNISEKTSLLALNAAIEAARAGESGRGFAVVAEEISKLASQAAASVSQINSLSEKALESIQNGGNQVSKLIALLQEIIREVSVIFEKASDIVPLIQDQKTRTDQIYAEIEEITSLVESIQQSTEEQKRATSELSNMTINISNGSQILSDQSETMSGNSLRMTGISAKISEILQKFNL from the coding sequence ATGAACATCAAACAAAAGTTAGCTCTTGGATCTTCGGTGATCACATTATTATCACTTGGTGTCATCCTAACTCTGATTTCTTATGTCATTTATAAAAATGCCAAAGAAGATGCTCTGGAAAAAATATCGATCCTTGCTGACAAAATTTCTCTCGATGTCGGCAATTATTTATCTGCTCCTTTAAATGAAGCATACCTACTCAAACAAATCCTCCAAGAACCCAATCTTTTAGATAGAGACAGAGTCTTCAAAACTCTTACTATTATGTCAAATTCGAATGAATCTATTCTTGGAACATATGTTGTATTTGAACCCAATACATTTGATGGCAAAGATATTAACTTTCGTAATGCGAAGTACCATGATCAAACTGGTAGATTGATTCCATATGCTGTTAAATCAAAGGGAAAAATCATTATAGAACCAGTTGTTGGTTACGAATTACCAGAATCTGATTTTTACCAACTCCCTAAAAAAAACAAAAAAGTCGAACTCATCCCTCCGTTTGATTATAAAGTTGATGGGACTGATGTCACCATGATCTCTCTCGTGTATCCGGTAATCCAAAATCAAAAATTTATAGGGATTGCTGGTGCCGATTTATCATTAACGACCATTCGATCGTATTTACAAAATTTAAAAGTATTGGAAGGCAGTGTTAAAATCACACTCGTTGCAAGCAATGGTTATGTACTATTTAATGGATTACACCCTGAATCGAAAAATACTCATTGGGAAGACAAAGAAGATCCAAATATAAATCTTGCGATGTCCACAAACCAAAAACAAAATTATGTGAATTCAGATTATTTCCATGTAAGTTTACCGATATCACTGGTTGAAAACACTGCACCCTGGACACTTAGAATTTCTTATCCCCAAGAAAAAATAACAAACGAAATCCAATTTATTTTTTGGTTTGCCCTCGCACTTGGTTTTACCGGGATTTTATTTTCTACACTCGCAAACATCATCATCTTTAGAAAGTTAGTTGATAGTAGGCTTCAAAACCTAATTTCTTTTACCAAAGAAGCAGCGAGTGGCAACTTATCAAAAGAAATTAATGACAACAAAAAAGATGAAATTGGGAATTTAGTGGAAGCCATCATAGCGATGGTAACAAACATACGTCATATTTTAAGCGTTGCTCAAAGTTCAGGAAATGATTTAAAAGATAGTTCCATGTTAATGGAAAATACGATCATAGAACTATCTGATTTAGCACAAAGCCAAGCTGCTTCTTCTGAACAAGCAAGTGCCACTGTGGAAGAACTCAATGCTTCCTCTGAAACAATTAATGCAAATGTAGAACAAGCTGTTTCAAATTCGAAATCAATCCATTCTTCCCTTCTCGAAATTCAAAAACTCGTACAAAACATCACAAACGAAGTGGAAAATTTTGGTCAAATTGCAAAAGGAGCTAACCTCAAAGCCGAAGAAGGAAGAACGATGGCAAGTCTTACCTCGCAAGCTATTGAAGAAATCCAAGAAAAATCATTATCAATCACTGAGTTTTCTGATGTTATTTCTAATATTTCCGAAAAAACAAGCTTACTTGCGTTAAATGCTGCAATCGAAGCAGCGAGAGCTGGGGAATCCGGAAGAGGATTCGCAGTTGTTGCAGAAGAAATCTCAAAACTAGCATCACAAGCCGCAGCATCCGTTTCCCAAATCAATTCCTTATCAGAAAAAGCATTAGAATCCATTCAAAACGGTGGGAACCAAGTCTCCAAGTTGATTGCACTACTCCAAGAAATTATTAGAGAAGTATCTGTCATTTTTGAAAAGGCTTCTGATATTGTCCCTCTCATCCAAGATCAAAAAACAAGAACCGACCAAATTTATGCCGAAATTGAAGAAATCACTTCACTGGTAGAATCCATCCAACAATCCACGGAAGAACAAAAAAGGGCTACATCTGAACTCTCCAATATGACAATTAATATATCTAACGGTTCACAAATTTTATCTGACCAATCTGAAACAATGTCTGGGAACTCTCTTCGTATGACAGGGATTAGTGCAAAGATTTCCGAAATTTTACAAAAATTTAATCTGTAG
- a CDS encoding methyl-accepting chemotaxis protein — protein MSIKKKIIFISLAVISFIIAGIMIVLSMVVRSTLLHNLEEDTTYISSKIISDISHTLKTPLNKTFAFRKSYENGNLSSRAESIQYLKSLIKEKDIAFATYCAFEPNAFDGKDNSYRNSPNHDNTGRFIPYVFRDGDKIFTEALKDIDDPIQGEFYQKPKATLNTSITSPYIYKAGKSEIFIVSILEPILRNGKFIGISGIDISLTTIKSYLDSLKFADSEGKITLISDNHLVLYDGFTHLSEGLDFRSAADPYFYDRIKNKDASIYEFYDYFHVAIPITIIEKNDPWFVRISVPKSQIQSTLNSIIFVTIGLGILGVVLSILSIFFSFQRLVDRRIQSINSSTGKVASGDLRQLIKIDQVDELGSIMVSLNQMIEHLRKLIRIAQKSSGKISETTEKIQNTITELTDLAQNQAASSEEASATVEELNASSETIHSNVLSAVENTETIHQSLGDIQNLMKKILDKVNTFGEISVRANLNAEEGRSMAKETSLAIREIQEKSKTITAFSNVISDIAKRTGLLALNAAIEAARAGESGKGFAVVAEEITKLASQSAESVSQINTLSQEALDSIERGNQQVERLVEVLKKITDEVSLIFLSSNEIGPLIEDQSSRTESIYTEVVEITEQVKSIQLSTEEQQRATNELASMTINISNGSQVLSDQSSSMAENAERLGQVINTLDELLKTFRIEKEI, from the coding sequence ATGTCGATCAAAAAGAAAATCATTTTCATTTCACTTGCTGTGATTTCTTTCATCATTGCAGGGATTATGATTGTCCTTTCGATGGTTGTGAGATCGACATTACTTCACAATCTTGAAGAAGACACAACTTACATTTCTTCCAAAATTATCAGTGATATCTCGCATACACTCAAAACGCCACTGAACAAAACTTTTGCATTTCGTAAATCATATGAAAATGGAAATCTTAGTTCCAGAGCGGAATCCATCCAATACTTAAAGTCTCTGATCAAAGAAAAAGATATAGCATTTGCTACTTATTGTGCCTTTGAACCAAACGCATTTGATGGGAAAGATAATTCATATCGTAACTCACCAAATCATGACAATACTGGTAGATTCATTCCATACGTCTTCCGCGATGGAGATAAAATTTTCACGGAAGCTCTAAAAGATATTGATGATCCAATCCAAGGTGAGTTTTACCAAAAACCAAAGGCAACACTTAATACGAGTATCACGTCACCATATATTTACAAAGCAGGAAAATCCGAAATTTTCATTGTTTCGATCTTGGAACCAATACTTCGGAATGGAAAGTTCATTGGTATTTCAGGAATTGACATTAGCCTAACTACAATTAAATCCTACTTAGATTCATTAAAATTTGCAGACAGTGAAGGTAAAATTACACTCATATCTGACAATCACTTAGTTTTATACGATGGATTCACTCACCTTTCAGAAGGATTGGATTTTCGTTCTGCGGCAGATCCTTATTTTTATGATCGAATCAAAAATAAAGACGCTAGTATTTATGAATTTTACGATTATTTCCATGTTGCCATTCCCATCACGATCATTGAAAAAAATGATCCATGGTTTGTTCGTATCTCCGTTCCCAAATCACAAATCCAATCCACACTTAATTCAATTATTTTTGTCACCATTGGTCTTGGAATATTGGGTGTTGTTCTTTCTATATTATCAATTTTCTTCAGCTTCCAAAGGTTAGTTGACCGACGTATCCAATCGATTAATTCCTCAACAGGAAAAGTTGCGTCAGGTGATTTAAGGCAACTCATCAAAATTGACCAGGTAGATGAGTTGGGAAGTATCATGGTATCTTTGAACCAAATGATCGAACATTTGAGAAAACTGATCCGCATCGCCCAAAAATCTTCAGGGAAAATCAGTGAAACCACAGAAAAAATTCAGAATACAATCACAGAACTCACAGATTTGGCCCAAAACCAAGCAGCATCTTCCGAAGAAGCAAGTGCGACCGTTGAAGAATTAAATGCTTCCTCAGAAACCATTCATAGCAATGTTCTCAGTGCTGTCGAAAATACAGAGACCATTCATCAGTCGTTAGGTGATATCCAAAATCTAATGAAAAAAATCTTAGATAAAGTAAATACTTTTGGCGAAATTTCCGTCCGCGCCAACCTAAATGCTGAAGAAGGACGTTCCATGGCAAAAGAAACATCTCTTGCCATTAGAGAAATCCAAGAAAAATCTAAAACCATCACAGCTTTTTCAAATGTGATATCTGATATTGCAAAAAGGACCGGTTTACTTGCGTTAAATGCCGCAATCGAAGCTGCAAGGGCTGGAGAATCAGGGAAAGGATTTGCCGTCGTGGCCGAAGAAATTACAAAACTGGCAAGCCAATCTGCAGAATCTGTGTCGCAGATCAATACACTTTCTCAGGAAGCACTGGATTCCATCGAACGAGGAAACCAACAAGTAGAACGATTAGTTGAAGTATTAAAAAAAATTACTGATGAAGTTTCACTGATCTTTTTATCCTCGAATGAAATAGGACCACTCATTGAAGACCAAAGTTCTCGCACAGAAAGTATTTATACAGAAGTGGTTGAAATCACAGAACAAGTAAAGTCAATACAACTATCCACAGAAGAACAACAAAGAGCGACAAACGAATTGGCAAGCATGACCATCAACATTTCCAATGGCTCACAAGTTTTGTCTGACCAGTCTTCATCCATGGCAGAAAATGCGGAGAGATTGGGTCAAGTGATCAATACCTTGGATGAATTGCTGAAGACCTTTCGGATTGAAAAAGAAATTTAA